In Anaerolineales bacterium, one DNA window encodes the following:
- a CDS encoding heavy-metal-associated domain-containing protein yields the protein MDQNCHVEPIQKAVLDSVLKNADTTLLAVSGMGCVNCAARVRNGLVSLDGVHHAEIYLESGLVEVYFDGSKITQAMLVNAVAEAGNDGRHHYEAVVVGQSFHIESA from the coding sequence ATGGATCAAAATTGTCATGTTGAACCCATTCAAAAAGCAGTCTTGGATAGCGTACTAAAAAATGCCGATACAACTCTGTTGGCAGTTTCCGGCATGGGCTGTGTCAACTGCGCCGCCCGAGTACGTAATGGACTCGTTTCACTTGATGGTGTTCACCACGCCGAGATTTATTTGGAGTCAGGGTTGGTGGAAGTGTATTTTGACGGAAGCAAGATCACTCAAGCAATGCTGGTCAATGCCGTTGCCGAAGCTGGCAATGACGGGCGGCATCATTATGAGGCTGTGGTTGTGGGCCAATCATTCCACATTGAATCTGCATGA
- a CDS encoding C39 family peptidase, whose product MKKITNTKLAIFFLLGSIVVIPLIYSIPVVHEKVAWRVNEAWAQIKYAISPPEKVLFVPKQIPTTEVPHPTATGTVPAPQLMPATTPTLVVSPTPLPEKIILNGAQHEYQTWNNCGPATLAMALTYWGWDGDQRPIAAFTKPNSRDKNVMPYELSDYVLEETGFEIVYRTGGDIELLKRLLAAKLPVIIEKGFEGRGFDGWMGHYVLVTGYEEIEGRFIVQDSYYGPDQSIQYEDLESNWRAFNFTYLVIYPIERQKDVVVILGPHFDVEYNNQSSAQVAKEEVVQLAGRDQFFAWFNLGSSLVQLWDYDGAAVAFDKAFAMYPDIPEQERPWRMMWYQTGPYSAYFYTGRYQDVMELATTTLKAMSEPVLEESYYWRARSLEALGDNDRARMDLRTALKYHPGFEPALTQLHQLGDVP is encoded by the coding sequence ATGAAGAAGATAACAAACACCAAACTCGCAATATTTTTTCTGCTGGGGTCAATTGTTGTGATTCCCCTGATCTATTCCATTCCTGTGGTTCATGAAAAAGTTGCATGGCGAGTCAATGAAGCATGGGCACAGATCAAGTATGCAATATCTCCTCCGGAGAAGGTGCTATTTGTCCCAAAGCAGATCCCCACAACTGAAGTTCCTCACCCAACCGCGACTGGGACAGTTCCCGCACCCCAACTTATGCCAGCAACGACGCCAACCCTCGTAGTGTCGCCAACACCTTTACCTGAAAAAATAATTCTCAATGGTGCCCAGCATGAATATCAAACCTGGAATAACTGCGGCCCGGCTACCTTGGCAATGGCGCTTACTTACTGGGGATGGGACGGTGATCAGCGACCGATTGCCGCCTTCACCAAACCCAATTCGCGAGACAAGAATGTAATGCCTTATGAACTGTCGGATTATGTTCTGGAGGAAACAGGATTTGAAATTGTTTACCGTACAGGCGGTGACATCGAACTACTCAAACGTCTGTTGGCTGCCAAATTGCCGGTGATCATCGAGAAAGGCTTCGAGGGACGCGGTTTTGATGGTTGGATGGGGCATTATGTCCTCGTGACCGGTTACGAGGAAATCGAAGGCAGGTTTATCGTTCAGGATTCGTATTATGGTCCCGATCAGTCTATTCAGTATGAGGATTTGGAGAGCAATTGGCGGGCGTTTAATTTCACATATCTTGTTATTTATCCGATTGAACGGCAGAAAGACGTGGTCGTGATTTTGGGACCCCATTTTGATGTGGAATACAACAACCAAAGCTCAGCACAGGTGGCAAAGGAAGAGGTCGTCCAATTAGCCGGACGGGATCAATTTTTTGCATGGTTCAATCTGGGCAGCAGTCTGGTTCAACTCTGGGATTATGACGGTGCAGCCGTGGCGTTTGACAAAGCATTTGCCATGTATCCTGATATTCCAGAGCAGGAGAGACCCTGGCGTATGATGTGGTATCAGACCGGTCCATACTCGGCATATTTTTACACAGGACGTTATCAGGATGTGATGGAACTTGCTACCACCACTCTCAAGGCTATGAGTGAACCGGTACTCGAAGAAAGTTACTATTGGCGCGCCCGTTCCCTTGAAGCATTGGGGGATAATGACAGAGCCCGGATGGATCTTAGGACAGCACTCAAATACCATCCCGGTTTCGAGCCTGCATTAACCCAGCTTCATCAATTAGGAGATGTTCCCTAA
- a CDS encoding YHS domain-containing protein yields MSFKDPVCGKRVNRGKAHITIEFEGVNYFLCCPQCQAQFERSPKTFAKPELGEKARKVQHHPVKQHN; encoded by the coding sequence ATGTCATTCAAAGATCCCGTCTGTGGAAAACGCGTCAATCGCGGCAAAGCCCATATCACCATCGAGTTCGAAGGTGTGAACTATTTTCTGTGCTGTCCGCAATGCCAGGCTCAGTTTGAACGTTCCCCAAAAACCTTTGCCAAGCCCGAATTGGGAGAGAAGGCAAGGAAAGTCCAGCACCATCCCGTAAAACAACACAATTAA
- a CDS encoding heavy metal-associated domain-containing protein — MSDNCHVEPIQKSALDHVIQSANRILLSVSGMGCPNCATRVRNGLLLLDGVHDADVMLNMRMAEVYFDENMVSAEMLIQAVIGAGNDGRHNYQAQVIAS; from the coding sequence ATGAGCGACAATTGTCACGTTGAACCGATCCAAAAGTCCGCGCTGGATCATGTCATCCAGTCTGCCAACCGAATCCTGCTGTCCGTTTCAGGGATGGGCTGTCCCAACTGTGCCACAAGGGTACGTAATGGACTTCTGTTACTGGATGGCGTCCATGACGCTGATGTGATGTTGAACATGCGCATGGCGGAAGTTTACTTCGATGAGAATATGGTCTCTGCCGAGATGCTGATCCAGGCGGTAATTGGAGCAGGGAACGATGGACGTCACAATTATCAAGCGCAAGTGATAGCATCGTAA
- a CDS encoding PCYCGC motif-containing (lipo)protein, producing MFSKTRKFLFLLVILALTATAVSACSTSNSDDAHLAMMPLDQMPMEVQSAPVAVQEAYQFNTANPDIMKNIPCYCGCGDIGHTSNYDCYVSNIDDKNNITFDNHALGCSICVDITQDVMRMLRDGKSPQDARAYIDATYSKYGPSNIP from the coding sequence ATGTTTTCAAAGACCAGAAAGTTCCTTTTCCTTCTCGTTATTTTGGCGCTGACCGCTACTGCGGTTTCTGCCTGCTCCACTTCCAACTCTGATGACGCGCATCTTGCCATGATGCCGCTCGACCAAATGCCAATGGAAGTTCAGTCCGCGCCTGTGGCGGTACAGGAGGCCTATCAGTTCAACACCGCCAACCCCGACATCATGAAAAATATTCCCTGCTACTGCGGATGCGGCGACATCGGTCACACCTCGAATTACGATTGCTACGTCTCGAACATCGATGACAAGAACAACATCACCTTCGACAACCATGCCCTCGGCTGTTCCATCTGCGTGGACATCACACAGGATGTGATGCGCATGTTACGGGACGGCAAAAGTCCGCAGGATGCCAGGGCTTACATCGACGCGACGTATTCCAAGTACGGACCCTCCAACATCCCCTAA
- a CDS encoding cupredoxin domain-containing protein, translated as MPLPVPAVAPQERTFEVDARQYAYSPSELKVNAGDTVTIQLVSADVVHGLYVDGYDISVEADPGQTATLTFVADKSGSFRFRCNVTCGAMHPFMIGKLTVGSNIWLYRSIGLAMLAVLGITLSLKQKT; from the coding sequence GTGCCTCTGCCAGTTCCAGCCGTTGCGCCTCAGGAGCGGACCTTTGAGGTGGATGCGCGCCAATATGCCTATTCCCCCTCCGAACTGAAAGTCAACGCTGGCGACACCGTGACCATCCAACTGGTCAGCGCCGATGTCGTTCACGGACTCTACGTGGATGGCTACGATATTTCCGTCGAAGCCGATCCCGGTCAAACCGCAACCTTGACCTTTGTCGCGGACAAGTCCGGCTCCTTCCGCTTTCGATGCAACGTCACCTGCGGAGCCATGCACCCGTTCATGATCGGCAAGTTGACGGTCGGCTCGAACATCTGGCTGTATCGCTCGATCGGTTTGGCAATGTTGGCTGTGCTTGGCATAACTTTATCTCTAAAACAAAAAACATAA
- a CDS encoding 4Fe-4S binding protein: protein MAKIELTRIPFIKNALKSRYPQLAVFIVMLIGYIFAILAGLIGTPVGSHNFSIVFVWIAWWAILILVAVPFFGRGWCAVCPIPLPGEWLQRGAILSPPDKRPKWLNLRVPKMFRNIWLQNISFLLLALFSSVLLTTPNITGIVLAAMLFAAIGLSTVFERRAFCRYLCPVGGFIGLYSQTAPIELRIKDKQVCVTCEGKPCYNGSSAGYGCPWDVFPGGLTRNTYCGLCMECIRTCPHDNIAINLRPFSADLAKPSVHMDEALKAFIMLGSAIIYAGVLLGPWGMFKDAAYNVGSSAWFVYAVAFLAIIFVVLPGVFTLGILNTKNTLPLKQRFASLSTALIPLGLMFWVAFSLSFVLTNASYIIAALSDPLGLGWNIFGTANAAWQPMLTSILAPAQTLALIGGLIWSARTAQKAAGEVKVSPFPVIVYCFIATSLMLWLLL, encoded by the coding sequence ATGGCAAAGATCGAACTTACCCGTATCCCCTTTATAAAGAACGCTCTCAAAAGCCGTTACCCGCAATTGGCAGTCTTTATCGTGATGCTGATCGGTTACATCTTTGCCATCCTTGCAGGACTCATCGGGACGCCTGTCGGGAGTCATAACTTTAGCATTGTCTTCGTGTGGATCGCATGGTGGGCGATCCTGATCCTTGTCGCCGTCCCATTCTTCGGGCGTGGATGGTGCGCAGTTTGCCCGATCCCACTTCCAGGCGAGTGGTTACAGCGCGGAGCAATCTTAAGTCCCCCCGATAAAAGACCGAAGTGGCTCAATCTGCGCGTGCCAAAGATGTTCCGCAATATCTGGCTGCAGAATATTTCATTTCTACTTCTTGCTCTCTTCAGCAGCGTGCTGCTGACAACCCCGAATATCACCGGCATCGTCCTAGCCGCCATGCTCTTTGCTGCCATTGGACTTAGCACAGTCTTTGAACGCCGTGCCTTTTGCCGCTATCTTTGCCCGGTTGGCGGATTTATCGGTCTGTATTCCCAAACCGCTCCCATCGAATTGCGCATCAAAGATAAGCAGGTCTGCGTTACTTGTGAAGGCAAGCCCTGCTATAACGGTTCGTCAGCAGGTTACGGCTGTCCGTGGGATGTCTTCCCTGGCGGCTTGACCAGGAATACCTATTGCGGCTTGTGCATGGAATGTATCCGCACCTGCCCGCACGATAATATCGCCATCAACCTGCGTCCCTTTTCCGCTGACCTTGCCAAACCTTCGGTACACATGGACGAAGCCTTAAAAGCCTTCATCATGCTAGGCTCGGCGATCATTTATGCAGGCGTTCTGCTCGGTCCGTGGGGCATGTTTAAGGACGCCGCCTACAATGTTGGCTCAAGTGCGTGGTTCGTATACGCCGTTGCATTTCTTGCGATCATCTTCGTTGTTTTGCCTGGGGTGTTCACGCTTGGTATTCTAAACACAAAGAATACGCTTCCACTTAAACAAAGATTTGCATCGCTCTCTACCGCCCTGATCCCATTGGGCTTGATGTTCTGGGTGGCATTTAGTCTGTCCTTCGTTCTCACCAACGCCTCCTACATCATAGCTGCCCTCTCTGATCCGCTGGGGCTTGGCTGGAATATTTTTGGCACAGCCAATGCAGCATGGCAGCCGATGCTCACCTCCATTCTCGCGCCCGCACAAACATTAGCACTGATCGGCGGCTTGATCTGGTCTGCGCGCACCGCGCAAAAAGCCGCAGGTGAAGTAAAGGTTTCACCCTTTCCAGTGATCGTGTATTGTTTTATCGCCACCTCTCTCATGCTCTGGTTATTACTATGA
- a CDS encoding c-type cytochrome, which produces MKRSELISRFLIVAGILLAVGAPLFLWARTPLIHARMAEDGGWNPDVIQAEVGKPLHLKITSDDVVHGFAVGQMEMQSVDILPGKVTDITLNFDKPGIYTFFCTRWCGLNHWRMRGTIEVSGASTDPEPATVPLYVSLNLDIDAPHDSPIIPNGRPLALNGKFLATNFPISQSPDYYRSHSPYQVFTDLSNTSLTESQKWDAVAYLWQSNTTPESLANGKELYAQNCAACHGENGAGDGVFADDLAETGEASMQTMEGAMDMVMQNPVDFTDPRRMLGASPALLQGKILRGGMGTGMPMWGVIFTEEQIWDLIAYIYSFQFEYQK; this is translated from the coding sequence ATGAAACGCTCTGAACTCATCTCCCGTTTCCTGATCGTCGCAGGAATTCTCCTTGCAGTTGGCGCTCCATTATTCCTGTGGGCGCGCACACCCTTAATCCATGCACGCATGGCGGAGGATGGCGGCTGGAATCCCGATGTTATTCAAGCAGAAGTTGGCAAGCCTCTTCATCTAAAGATCACTTCGGATGACGTTGTACATGGCTTTGCAGTCGGTCAGATGGAGATGCAAAGTGTGGACATCCTACCCGGCAAAGTCACCGACATCACACTGAACTTCGATAAGCCTGGGATCTATACCTTCTTCTGCACGCGCTGGTGCGGACTCAACCACTGGCGGATGCGCGGCACAATAGAAGTCAGTGGCGCTTCTACCGACCCCGAGCCTGCTACTGTTCCCCTCTACGTTTCCCTCAACCTCGACATTGACGCTCCGCACGACTCGCCCATTATTCCAAATGGAAGACCCTTGGCACTCAACGGTAAATTTCTCGCAACCAATTTTCCAATCTCCCAATCTCCCGATTACTATCGTTCCCACTCGCCCTACCAAGTCTTCACCGACTTATCCAACACATCCTTAACCGAGTCCCAAAAGTGGGATGCAGTTGCCTATCTTTGGCAATCGAATACCACACCCGAATCCCTTGCCAACGGAAAAGAACTCTACGCCCAAAACTGCGCGGCTTGTCACGGCGAAAACGGCGCAGGCGACGGCGTCTTTGCCGACGATCTTGCTGAGACGGGGGAAGCCTCGATGCAAACAATGGAAGGTGCAATGGACATGGTGATGCAGAACCCCGTGGATTTCACCGATCCGCGGCGAATGCTTGGCGCGAGCCCAGCATTATTGCAAGGGAAAATCTTGCGCGGTGGCATGGGAACAGGCATGCCCATGTGGGGCGTAATTTTTACTGAAGAACAAATCTGGGACCTGATTGCGTACATCTATTCGTTCCAGTTTGAATATCAAAAGTAA
- a CDS encoding ATP-binding protein has product MMIDYFRRRLGARLLLSYLVIIVVGVLVLVIASQFILPTSFNRHMNGMMDGGMGMGMGMNNSMGQLYVDFRASFNEALMYATLAAMLAASILSLFFSRSVIAPVHAMSLATQRIADGQYDERVQVNGNDELAQLAVYFNQMAEKLNEVETMRRRLIGDVSHELRTPLTAIMGSMEGLMDGILPPTDETFRQVHAEAERLNRLVNDLQELSRVEARAYQLDIRPLDASTLVRTVTKRLSPHAESKRITLDFELLPDLPHVLADEDRAVQVLTNLTGNALQYTSEGGRVTISARRISHELQFSIRDTGIGIPPEHLSHIFDRFYRVDKSRSRQTGGGSGIGLTIARALVEAHGGRIWVESAGEGLGSVFNFTLSIAK; this is encoded by the coding sequence ATGATGATTGATTATTTCCGACGTCGCTTGGGCGCAAGGCTGTTACTGTCCTATCTTGTAATCATCGTGGTCGGGGTGTTGGTATTAGTGATCGCTAGTCAATTCATCCTGCCGACCTCCTTTAACCGCCACATGAATGGAATGATGGATGGCGGTATGGGAATGGGGATGGGTATGAACAATTCGATGGGACAACTGTATGTGGATTTCCGCGCCAGTTTCAACGAAGCCCTGATGTATGCAACGCTGGCAGCCATGCTCGCCGCATCCATTCTCAGTTTATTCTTCAGTCGCAGTGTGATCGCTCCCGTCCATGCCATGTCGCTTGCCACACAACGAATTGCCGACGGGCAATATGACGAGCGCGTGCAAGTCAATGGCAATGACGAACTCGCACAACTTGCAGTGTATTTCAATCAGATGGCTGAAAAGCTAAATGAGGTTGAAACCATGCGTCGCCGACTGATCGGTGATGTCAGCCACGAATTGCGCACGCCGCTCACCGCCATCATGGGTTCGATGGAAGGATTGATGGACGGCATCCTGCCCCCTACCGACGAGACATTTCGACAAGTCCATGCAGAAGCAGAGCGGCTTAATCGCCTCGTAAACGATCTGCAGGAACTCAGCCGTGTTGAAGCCCGCGCCTATCAACTGGATATTCGCCCATTGGATGCTTCCACGCTGGTACGAACGGTGACCAAGCGCCTTTCCCCTCACGCGGAATCAAAACGCATCACACTTGACTTTGAACTGCTGCCTGACCTTCCACATGTCCTGGCTGACGAAGATCGCGCTGTGCAAGTGTTGACCAACCTAACAGGCAACGCTTTACAATATACGTCAGAAGGCGGCAGAGTTACCATTTCCGCAAGGAGAATCAGTCATGAGCTCCAATTTTCCATTCGTGACACGGGTATTGGAATTCCACCCGAACACCTCTCGCACATCTTCGACCGCTTCTATCGCGTGGACAAATCCCGTTCACGTCAGACAGGTGGTGGAAGCGGCATCGGCTTGACGATCGCGCGCGCCCTCGTCGAGGCGCACGGCGGACGTATCTGGGTAGAGTCGGCAGGTGAAGGGCTGGGAAGCGTATTCAACTTCACATTATCCATCGCAAAATAA
- a CDS encoding response regulator transcription factor, giving the protein MTKILVIDDEPSIVNLVTAYLKPEGYEIFTATDGPSGLKSARAFKPDLIVLDIMLPGMDGIELLSRLRRESEVYVILLTAKTEETDKVVGLSVGADDYVTKPFSPRELVARVKAAVRRIQTGSGSGLETSVLSFRHLHMDVGARIVKVDDQEIELTAIEFDLLKTLAENRGRVLTREQLLEKVWGGEYFGEMRVVDVHLGHVRQKLGREDLIATVRGVGYRFEDEPL; this is encoded by the coding sequence ATGACAAAAATCCTGGTCATCGACGACGAGCCTTCCATCGTCAATCTTGTTACCGCCTACCTCAAGCCCGAAGGCTATGAGATTTTCACCGCGACGGATGGTCCGTCGGGTCTTAAGTCTGCCCGCGCTTTCAAGCCCGATCTCATCGTCCTGGATATCATGCTTCCTGGCATGGATGGAATTGAACTGCTCTCACGCTTGCGGCGCGAATCAGAAGTGTATGTAATCCTGTTGACCGCGAAAACCGAAGAGACCGACAAGGTTGTTGGTCTTTCCGTTGGCGCAGATGATTATGTGACCAAACCTTTCAGCCCGCGCGAATTGGTGGCACGAGTCAAAGCCGCGGTCAGGCGCATTCAAACGGGATCAGGTTCAGGGCTCGAAACGAGCGTGCTGTCCTTTCGTCATTTACATATGGATGTTGGCGCACGCATCGTTAAGGTCGATGATCAAGAGATTGAATTGACCGCCATTGAATTCGATTTGTTGAAAACGCTGGCTGAAAACCGCGGCAGGGTACTCACACGTGAGCAATTGCTGGAGAAAGTATGGGGCGGCGAATACTTTGGCGAAATGCGCGTCGTGGATGTGCATCTCGGACATGTCCGTCAGAAGTTGGGACGTGAAGATCTAATCGCGACGGTGCGCGGCGTCGGTTATAGATTTGAAGATGAACCGTTGTAA
- a CDS encoding Ig-like domain-containing protein, with amino-acid sequence MKRYQWIGIILFLPILFLWTSASTHAAPLAAYSLPEGRTYDQAHNTGYIDWSGSAQYVYITHRDGSSLPPEEGGTFCGSNCSEWVTRLGNGSVASGSFDRDVSYFEIMVGFTPDSSVGNAVLRACSSVDTWYLQTGSGLPGFVSMAIAVPAGCRSWSLTASGGYVDFRSIDVEYIGPPSTATPTPSRTPTFTPTITRTPTATFTPSLTPTLTFTPTMTYTPTATYTNTPSPTPTPLPPQITGVVVCDLWGDAGWCRGNETLELSAGDPQGFDVTIAGDLNGVPFTCGDSCDLALPEGTGTANYTVTSTSGRAASGSSTWQRDWTPPDLEVSLPPVEGRNGWHISEVDLSATATDVISGLSSLLASADGGASWVTPPMHFTDGSHAVLIYARDVAGNEVTVSKVIRIDTVPPVAQITSHSNGEVVQGDVPFSGSLVDGMSGPEGGEVSVDGGNTWQAISMSAGDGWSYNWHSGEVPNWDYTIQMRGRDRAGNVGDVITTTLTVDNAPPAVSITERWWIWENGTLKVSPNHFPIASIQVTIRDPQKRWKELVLDFDPGRNSYVVKWDRRFGDGTLAPVGEYPVRAEACDVNGLCGQDTGRIVIPEVATSTATLTPFPTATSTLMPSITAVATQIPPTSTLVLITPVPEEITEPAQSFLPLWQIIGLLGLFMVIASASVVDPRPKALERLGETFRNMSERSEDESINNK; translated from the coding sequence ATGAAGCGTTATCAATGGATTGGGATAATCCTCTTCCTTCCCATTCTCTTTTTGTGGACATCCGCGTCCACCCATGCAGCGCCTCTGGCGGCGTATTCATTGCCGGAGGGACGCACTTATGACCAGGCTCACAATACTGGCTACATCGACTGGAGTGGTTCTGCCCAGTACGTGTACATTACTCATCGCGATGGATCCTCACTTCCACCCGAGGAAGGTGGCACATTTTGTGGTTCCAATTGTTCCGAGTGGGTCACGCGGCTGGGCAATGGTAGCGTTGCCAGCGGCTCCTTTGACCGCGATGTTTCATACTTCGAGATCATGGTCGGCTTTACGCCTGACTCAAGTGTGGGCAATGCCGTGTTGCGGGCATGTTCCTCTGTGGATACATGGTACTTGCAAACAGGCTCTGGACTCCCAGGGTTTGTGAGTATGGCGATTGCTGTTCCAGCTGGCTGTCGTTCCTGGTCTTTAACCGCATCAGGTGGATATGTGGATTTTCGTTCCATCGACGTGGAATACATCGGTCCACCGTCCACTGCCACACCCACCCCGTCGCGGACACCCACGTTCACACCGACCATAACTCGCACACCGACAGCAACCTTTACACCCAGTCTGACGCCGACGTTGACCTTCACGCCGACCATGACATATACACCCACGGCGACCTATACCAATACCCCATCGCCCACACCGACACCGCTGCCGCCACAAATTACAGGAGTTGTGGTTTGTGATCTGTGGGGTGATGCCGGTTGGTGCCGAGGGAATGAGACTCTGGAACTCTCTGCCGGTGATCCGCAGGGGTTTGATGTGACCATCGCCGGTGATTTGAACGGAGTACCGTTTACATGTGGAGATTCCTGTGACTTGGCTTTACCAGAAGGAACTGGTACAGCCAACTACACTGTGACATCCACCAGTGGGCGAGCTGCGAGTGGTTCGTCCACCTGGCAGCGGGATTGGACGCCACCTGATCTTGAAGTCAGTCTCCCGCCTGTTGAAGGCAGGAATGGCTGGCACATCTCGGAAGTGGACTTGTCTGCTACGGCAACAGACGTGATCTCTGGACTTTCATCCCTGCTGGCAAGCGCTGATGGTGGAGCAAGTTGGGTCACTCCACCCATGCACTTCACAGATGGGTCACATGCTGTCCTGATATATGCCAGGGATGTGGCTGGAAATGAAGTGACGGTATCCAAGGTAATCCGCATAGACACGGTTCCTCCGGTCGCTCAAATCACCTCCCATTCCAATGGAGAGGTTGTACAGGGTGATGTGCCCTTCAGTGGAAGTCTAGTGGACGGTATGTCCGGTCCAGAGGGTGGTGAAGTTTCGGTTGATGGAGGAAACACCTGGCAGGCAATCTCGATGAGTGCAGGAGATGGCTGGTCTTACAACTGGCATTCTGGCGAAGTGCCAAATTGGGACTACACCATCCAGATGCGCGGCAGGGATCGCGCCGGCAATGTTGGCGATGTGATCACAACTACGTTGACTGTGGACAATGCCCCGCCCGCCGTGTCCATCACAGAACGGTGGTGGATTTGGGAGAACGGAACTCTGAAGGTTTCCCCCAATCACTTTCCGATTGCCAGCATCCAGGTGACCATCCGTGATCCGCAAAAGCGTTGGAAGGAGTTGGTGTTGGATTTTGATCCCGGCAGGAATTCCTATGTCGTGAAATGGGATCGGCGCTTTGGGGATGGAACGTTGGCGCCAGTTGGGGAATACCCAGTTCGGGCAGAAGCTTGTGATGTGAATGGATTATGTGGACAGGATACGGGTAGGATCGTGATCCCCGAGGTGGCAACATCGACCGCCACACTAACTCCATTCCCAACAGCGACCAGCACTTTGATGCCTTCGATAACGGCGGTGGCAACACAAATACCGCCAACATCGACTTTGGTATTGATCACTCCTGTGCCGGAGGAGATAACTGAACCTGCTCAGTCCTTCCTGCCACTTTGGCAGATCATTGGCTTGTTGGGATTGTTTATGGTGATCGCGTCTGCCAGTGTAGTTGACCCCCGCCCCAAAGCGCTGGAAAGATTGGGTGAAACGTTCAGGAACATGTCTGAACGCTCAGAAGACGAATCTATTAATAACAAATAA